One window of the Anaerolineae bacterium genome contains the following:
- a CDS encoding heavy metal-binding domain-containing protein, with the protein MIITTTPTLEGKPIVEYLGLVSGEAILGANIFRDFLAGIRDIVGGRSAAYEEELRKAKDIALTEMAEQARALGANAVVGVDLDYETIQLGSSGTMLMVSASGTAVRYQA; encoded by the coding sequence ATGATTATCACCACCACGCCCACCCTGGAGGGCAAGCCCATCGTGGAGTACCTGGGGCTGGTGAGTGGGGAAGCCATCCTGGGCGCCAACATTTTCCGTGACTTTTTGGCCGGCATCCGGGACATCGTGGGCGGCCGCTCTGCGGCGTACGAAGAGGAACTGCGCAAGGCCAAGGACATCGCCCTGACAGAGATGGCCGAGCAGGCGCGGGCACTGGGTGCCAATGCGGTAGTGGGGGTGGACCTGGATTACGAGACCATCCAGCTCGGTTCTAGCGGTACCATGCTGATGGTCAGCGCCAGCGGCACCGCCGTACGCTATCAGGCATAA
- a CDS encoding ABC transporter ATP-binding protein: MQKGTLPMIRIQGLTKTFGDLLAVDDLHLEVPAGELFGFLGPNGAGKTTTIRMLASLLRPTAGDAWVNGFHVVHDAMEVKRSIGYLPENPFLYDKLTGREFLHFIAGLHRVPEPTRTHQIDRLLELFGLTERADDLIESYSQGMRKKLALCSVLVHRPKVLFLDEPTNSLDPRSARLVKDILRELCRQGTTVFMSTHILEIAEQMCERVGIIHQGRLVAVGSLEELRAGGGRADASLEELFIALTGGPEVAEIAAYLREG, from the coding sequence ATGCAGAAAGGAACACTTCCCATGATCCGCATCCAGGGCCTTACCAAGACTTTCGGCGATCTGCTCGCAGTCGACGACCTGCATCTCGAGGTACCCGCCGGCGAACTGTTCGGGTTCCTCGGCCCCAACGGCGCCGGCAAGACCACCACCATCCGCATGCTGGCCAGCCTCCTCCGCCCCACCGCCGGCGATGCCTGGGTCAACGGCTTCCACGTGGTCCACGACGCCATGGAGGTCAAGCGCTCCATCGGGTACCTGCCGGAGAACCCATTTTTGTACGATAAGCTCACTGGCAGGGAGTTTCTCCACTTCATCGCCGGCCTGCACCGCGTCCCCGAGCCAACACGCACCCACCAGATCGACCGTCTGCTGGAGCTGTTCGGCCTGACGGAACGCGCCGACGATCTGATCGAATCATACTCGCAGGGCATGCGCAAGAAGTTGGCTCTCTGCAGTGTACTGGTGCACCGGCCCAAGGTGCTCTTCCTGGATGAGCCCACCAACAGCCTGGACCCGCGCAGTGCCAGGCTGGTCAAGGATATCCTGCGGGAGCTCTGCCGGCAGGGCACCACCGTCTTCATGTCCACGCATATCCTGGAGATCGCCGAACAGATGTGCGAGCGGGTGGGCATTATCCATCAGGGCCGGCTGGTGGCGGTCGGGAGCCTGGAGGAACTGCGCGCCGGCGGAGGACGCGCCGACGCCAGCCTGGAAGAGCTGTTCATCGCCCTGACCGGCGGGCCGGAGGTCGCCGAGATCGCCGCCTATCTGCGCGAGGGATAA